Genomic window (Chondrocystis sp. NIES-4102):
CTAGAATATATAAAAGTAAAAAGATTATTTAATTGATGTTTTGCTAAAAATACTTCTACATTTTCCTTAACATTAGATGTAACAATTCCCAAAATATAGCCACGATTTTTTAATTCAATTAAAACTTGAGCTATACCAGGAATTGTAATTAACTCCGCAATTTCCTTACTTAATTCGGCTCGAACTCGTCGCACTAAAAAAGGCAATTTAAAGAGAGATATTTCTGATCGCTTTACTATTTCACGGGAACTTAAATTTTTCAGTAATAATAACTCTTCAGGTTCTAAAGCCTTGTAACCAAACTCGCCAGACAATTGATTGGTAATATTAGCAAGTGCCTGATAAGTATCGGCAATAGTACCATCAAAGTCGAATAAAACCACCTTCTCAATCATCGATTTTTTTATAAAATTATAGAAATTAGCAAGTAGAAATTAAAATACAGCCTTGTATATATTAATTAACCATTATAAATTGAGGTTTTAA
Coding sequences:
- a CDS encoding putative iron-sulfur cluster binding protein; translated protein: MIEKVVLFDFDGTIADTYQALANITNQLSGEFGYKALEPEELLLLKNLSSREIVKRSEISLFKLPFLVRRVRAELSKEIAELITIPGIAQVLIELKNRGYILGIVTSNVKENVEVFLAKHQLNNLFTFIYSSTAIFGKHRVINRVIKDNHLNKSDVIYVGDETRDIRSARKSEVGIIGVTWGFNSATILQLHQPDYLIDQPHELLEAVNSYYLPNKKTVIQST